The Bacteroidia bacterium genome includes a region encoding these proteins:
- a CDS encoding NADH-quinone oxidoreductase subunit M, which translates to MNILSLFVLIPVLTIIGIILSRSHNMVRWMALTGMFAQLVTAVVLLFAYFAVRNAGNTDAMVFYQDVEWFKTLNIHYCIGVDGISVAMIMLTGIVVITGILASWEVVYLQKEFFISLILLATGVFGFFISIDLFTMFLFYEIAVIPMYLLIGIWGTGPKEYSAMKLTLMLMGGSALLMVGLLGLYFNSSPDGHYTFNLLEIAKVHIPTELQMFFFPFLFLGFGVLGALFPFHTWSPDGHASAPTAVSMLHAGVLMKLGGYGCFRVAMYLLPEAAHELGWIFIILTTISVVYGAFGAIWQKDLKYINAYSSVSHCGLVIWGLLMMNKTAMDGAIIQMISHGLMTALFFALIGMIYGRTHTRIVDKMGGLMKVIPFLSVVYVIAGLASLGLPGLSGFVAEMTVFVGAFQHPDLFHRVATIIVVSSIVVTAVYILKVVGGLLFGPIKNDEYLSLKDAKWFEKLSVGTLVIAVAGVGIAPLWLSNTIMDSLTPIVERLSQVW; encoded by the coding sequence ATGAATATTTTATCATTATTCGTTTTAATTCCTGTTCTAACCATAATTGGTATTATTTTAAGCCGTTCGCATAATATGGTGCGCTGGATGGCATTAACAGGAATGTTTGCACAATTAGTAACTGCTGTAGTTTTACTATTTGCATATTTTGCAGTTAGAAATGCCGGAAATACTGATGCTATGGTTTTTTATCAGGATGTTGAGTGGTTTAAAACTCTTAATATTCATTATTGTATTGGTGTTGATGGAATTTCTGTTGCGATGATAATGCTTACCGGAATAGTTGTTATAACAGGAATTCTAGCATCATGGGAAGTTGTTTATCTGCAAAAAGAATTCTTTATTTCGCTTATTCTGTTAGCAACTGGAGTTTTCGGATTCTTTATTTCTATTGATTTATTTACCATGTTCTTATTCTACGAAATAGCAGTTATTCCAATGTATTTGTTAATAGGTATTTGGGGAACCGGTCCGAAAGAATACTCTGCAATGAAACTTACTCTTATGTTAATGGGAGGTTCTGCACTTTTAATGGTAGGATTATTAGGATTGTATTTTAACTCTTCACCTGACGGACATTATACATTTAACCTTTTAGAAATTGCTAAAGTTCATATTCCAACAGAATTACAAATGTTCTTCTTCCCATTCCTATTCCTTGGTTTTGGTGTTTTAGGAGCATTGTTCCCATTCCACACATGGTCACCCGATGGTCATGCTTCTGCACCAACAGCTGTTTCAATGTTACATGCAGGTGTACTTATGAAACTTGGAGGATATGGCTGTTTCAGAGTTGCAATGTATTTATTACCAGAAGCTGCTCATGAACTTGGATGGATATTTATTATTTTAACTACAATATCTGTTGTATATGGCGCATTTGGAGCAATCTGGCAAAAAGATTTAAAATATATCAATGCTTATTCATCAGTTAGTCACTGTGGATTAGTAATCTGGGGATTATTAATGATGAACAAAACAGCTATGGACGGAGCTATTATTCAAATGATTTCTCATGGTTTAATGACAGCTCTTTTCTTTGCTTTAATTGGAATGATTTACGGAAGAACACATACAAGAATTGTTGACAAAATGGGTGGATTAATGAAAGTTATTCCTTTCTTATCTGTTGTTTACGTAATTGCAGGTCTTGCTTCTCTGGGACTTCCTGGATTAAGCGGTTTTGTTGCTGAAATGACAGTTTTTGTTGGTGCTTTCCAACATCCTGATTTATTCCACAGAGTTGCAACTATCATTGTTGTTTCATCAATAGTTGTAACAGCGGTATATATCTTAAAAGTTGTTGGAGGTTTATTATTCGGACCAATTAAAAACGATGAATATCTAAGCTTAAAAGATGCTAAATGGTTTGAAAAACTTTCTGTTGGCACATTAGTTATTGCTGTTGCTGGAGTTGGTATTGCACCACTTTGGTTATCAAATACTATCATGGATAGTTTAACTCCAATTGTAGAACGATTAAGCCAGGTTTGGTAA
- a CDS encoding NADH-quinone oxidoreductase subunit N: protein MNLQDFLTMRHELLLILVAVIVLIGEIFISDKSKHVIINLTIILFLLHTIVGFLPIQEGKLFGGMYQNDLFRATLKNILNVGVFIILLQSSAWIKKEENHGKISEYFILLLSTLVGMYFMISSGDFLMLYLGLELATIPIAALAAFDRHKNNSAEAGIKLILSSALSSGILLFGISMIYGTTGSVYFTEVAANFGKESLQILGFIFFVAGMGFKISLVPFHLWTADVYEGAPINVTSYLSVISKGAAVFIFTIVLYKVFGQIAEMWTILLYVLAVLTMTIGNLFAIRQNNMKRFLAFSSIAQAGFILLGIMGSNAAGVTSVVYFMLIYILTNLGAFGVVSAIANASGKEDMRDYNGLYKTNPKLSLLMTLALFSLAGIPPVAGFFGKFFLFTSVASLNDYKYYILVLIAVLNATISLFYYLRVIKAMFIEPSDNPIPYFKTDTPAKIGLLICVFGVFLVGFVAAIYEAIYQFSSLI from the coding sequence ATGAATTTACAAGATTTCTTAACAATGCGACACGAATTGCTGCTAATATTAGTAGCAGTAATAGTACTTATAGGTGAAATATTTATTTCAGATAAGTCTAAACATGTCATTATAAATCTTACAATAATACTTTTCTTATTGCATACTATAGTTGGTTTTTTACCAATACAAGAAGGAAAACTATTTGGTGGAATGTATCAAAACGATTTATTCAGAGCTACACTTAAAAACATTTTAAATGTTGGTGTTTTTATCATACTTCTTCAATCATCAGCATGGATTAAGAAAGAAGAAAATCATGGTAAAATAAGTGAATATTTCATTTTGTTACTATCTACATTAGTTGGTATGTACTTTATGATTTCTTCAGGAGATTTCTTAATGTTATACTTAGGTTTAGAGTTAGCAACAATTCCAATAGCTGCTTTAGCTGCTTTCGATAGACATAAAAACAATTCTGCAGAAGCCGGTATTAAATTGATTCTATCCTCTGCATTATCTTCTGGAATTTTATTATTTGGTATCTCTATGATTTATGGAACAACCGGTTCTGTTTATTTTACTGAAGTTGCTGCTAATTTCGGAAAAGAAAGCCTTCAAATTTTAGGCTTCATTTTCTTTGTTGCTGGTATGGGATTTAAAATTTCATTAGTTCCTTTCCACTTATGGACAGCAGACGTTTACGAAGGTGCTCCAATTAATGTAACATCATACTTATCAGTAATATCAAAAGGTGCTGCAGTATTTATTTTCACTATTGTTTTATATAAAGTATTTGGTCAGATTGCTGAAATGTGGACAATCTTACTTTATGTCTTAGCAGTGTTAACAATGACAATAGGTAACCTTTTTGCCATTCGTCAGAATAATATGAAGCGTTTCCTTGCTTTCTCTTCTATTGCACAAGCTGGTTTTATTTTGTTAGGTATTATGGGATCAAATGCTGCAGGAGTAACTTCTGTTGTGTATTTCATGTTAATTTACATTCTTACTAACCTTGGTGCATTTGGTGTTGTTTCTGCAATTGCTAACGCTTCTGGCAAGGAAGATATGAGAGATTATAATGGTCTTTATAAAACTAATCCAAAATTAAGTTTATTAATGACGCTTGCACTTTTCTCTTTAGCTGGTATTCCACCTGTTGCTGGTTTCTTTGGTAAATTCTTCTTATTTACAAGCGTTGCAAGTTTAAATGATTACAAATATTATATATTAGTTTTAATAGCAGTTTTAAATGCAACAATATCATTGTTCTACTATTTAAGAGTTATAAAAGCAATGTTTATAGAGCCAAGTGATAATCCCATACCATATTTTAAAACAGATACACCAGCAAAAATTGGTTTATTAATTTGTGTATTTGGTGTTTTTCTAGTTGGATTTGTTGCTGCAATTTATGAAGCTATTTACCAGTTTAGTTCGCTAATTTAA
- a CDS encoding 4Fe-4S binding protein, translating to MYSKVYLYYFSGTGNAKRVTEWISDNVKSTEIPIEVINIENCKKVEIEETEGKKLIGIISPTHGFNIPPLVLYFIFKFPRIKNADFFMANTRAGMKLSKLFLPGLSGIAQILPAIVFFFKGFSVKGLQPIDLPSNWISLHPGLKQKVVTSMFERIKMKIDKFSGKMLQGKRSYVALYSLPFDLALIPISIGYFFMARFMLAKTFVATSKCTSCGLCVKQCPVQALEMKRDRPYWSFDCESCMRCMNNCPSRAIETPHLFITLVWIVFLNLPWIVLTLVFEKYGRCNCSILWYEELIYNALQVTFIFLFAWLTYYLLYKFMRFKFVDIVIRYSSFTNYKFWRRYKAPKK from the coding sequence TTGTACTCAAAAGTCTATTTATATTATTTCTCAGGAACAGGTAATGCAAAACGAGTTACAGAATGGATTAGCGATAATGTTAAATCTACAGAAATTCCAATTGAAGTAATTAATATTGAAAATTGCAAAAAAGTTGAAATAGAAGAAACAGAAGGCAAAAAATTAATTGGCATCATCTCTCCTACTCACGGTTTTAATATACCACCATTGGTTTTATATTTTATTTTTAAATTCCCAAGAATAAAAAACGCCGATTTTTTTATGGCAAACACACGAGCCGGAATGAAGTTATCTAAATTATTTCTTCCCGGTTTAAGTGGAATAGCCCAAATACTGCCTGCAATAGTATTCTTTTTTAAAGGTTTTTCGGTAAAAGGACTTCAACCTATTGACTTACCCTCAAACTGGATAAGCTTACACCCTGGTTTAAAACAAAAGGTTGTTACATCAATGTTCGAAAGAATAAAAATGAAAATCGATAAGTTTTCAGGCAAAATGTTACAAGGTAAAAGATCTTATGTTGCATTATATAGTCTGCCATTTGATTTAGCATTAATTCCGATAAGTATTGGTTATTTCTTCATGGCTCGTTTTATGCTTGCAAAAACTTTTGTTGCAACTTCAAAATGCACATCGTGCGGTTTATGCGTAAAACAATGTCCAGTGCAGGCTTTGGAAATGAAAAGAGACAGACCATACTGGAGCTTCGATTGCGAAAGTTGTATGCGTTGTATGAATAATTGCCCGTCTAGAGCAATAGAAACTCCACATTTATTTATAACACTTGTATGGATTGTTTTCTTAAATCTTCCATGGATAGTATTAACATTGGTTTTTGAAAAATACGGTCGTTGTAATTGCTCAATTTTATGGTACGAAGAATTAATTTACAATGCACTTCAGGTTACATTTATTTTCCTCTTTGCATGGTTAACATATTATCTGCTTTATAAATTTATGCGCTTTAAATTTGTAGATATTGTTATTAGATATTCTTCTTTTACAAATTATAAATTCTGGAGAAGGTATAAGGCACCAAAAAAATAA
- a CDS encoding gliding motility-associated C-terminal domain-containing protein, with protein sequence MALKFILVLFSIVYFIIESQSQIFPNSDFELGLNTGCHCPTGYTCFNDAGRVVDGRHQLYVVGKLGCSWDTTSYANTLGAHSGVGYLYFYAGGDHITTSSMNFVGGEQIELCVWYCGPQIHGAPGQNTSDSHFSFGVDGNPVGPNQLVPVNTQWTQYCFVVTMTAGNHKFNILSGGWAQYAIWFDDFIIKEYCPTPTINFGIDTVLCQGETLNLNASIPNATYLWQDNSTNQTFLVSQSGTYWVEAINNCGTATDSIVVNYNPLPIIDLGNDTTLCQGETLTLDVTTPNATYQWLDNSTNPTFNVTQQGIYWVTATVNNCNKSDFINVTYNSLPSIELGNDTIICHDEALILNISSLNASYLWQDNSTDSTYTISQTGQYNVTVSNICGQVADSILVTKIPLLTINLPFDTTFCSNEPLVLNVTQQGSFPFNYHWQNGSNEPVLSITNPGDYTVTVSGSALCQTSHTTSVTELSFPILNFPRDTVICLGEQLTLNAYNQGSNYLWNDGSTLAQHIVQNNGIYTVTVSNFCGSTSDTTNLIVKDCIVYLDVPSAFSPNDDGNNDVLYAVGKNVDNIYFIIYDRWGNKVFESRSLSLGWNGTYNGNKLNANVFMYYITATSTADGSSIKKEGNISLIR encoded by the coding sequence ATGGCTTTAAAATTTATTTTAGTGTTATTTTCTATTGTCTACTTTATAATTGAGAGTCAATCTCAAATTTTCCCAAACTCTGATTTTGAATTAGGTCTAAATACCGGGTGTCATTGTCCTACTGGTTACACATGCTTTAATGACGCTGGAAGGGTTGTAGATGGTAGACATCAATTATATGTTGTTGGAAAATTGGGTTGCTCTTGGGACACCACAAGTTATGCTAATACTCTTGGAGCGCATAGTGGGGTAGGATATCTTTATTTCTATGCAGGAGGAGATCATATAACTACATCCAGTATGAACTTTGTTGGAGGAGAGCAAATTGAATTATGCGTATGGTACTGTGGTCCACAAATACATGGAGCTCCAGGACAAAATACTTCTGATTCTCATTTTTCTTTTGGAGTTGATGGAAATCCTGTAGGACCAAATCAGCTAGTCCCTGTAAATACCCAGTGGACACAATATTGTTTTGTTGTTACTATGACTGCAGGAAATCATAAATTTAATATTCTAAGTGGTGGGTGGGCACAATATGCTATTTGGTTTGATGATTTTATTATTAAAGAATACTGCCCAACCCCTACAATTAATTTTGGAATTGATACTGTATTATGTCAAGGTGAAACATTGAACTTGAATGCTTCTATTCCGAATGCAACTTACCTATGGCAAGACAATTCTACTAATCAAACTTTTCTTGTATCACAATCAGGTACTTATTGGGTTGAAGCAATAAATAATTGTGGAACCGCAACTGATTCTATTGTTGTAAACTACAATCCGTTGCCAATAATTGATTTGGGAAATGATACAACTCTATGCCAAGGAGAAACTTTGACATTGGATGTAACAACTCCAAACGCAACATATCAGTGGCTTGATAATTCTACAAATCCAACTTTCAATGTTACCCAACAAGGAATTTATTGGGTTACTGCAACAGTAAATAATTGCAATAAATCAGATTTTATTAATGTAACTTATAATTCTTTACCTAGTATAGAATTAGGAAATGATACTATAATTTGCCATGATGAAGCCTTAATATTAAATATATCATCACTCAATGCTTCTTATTTATGGCAAGATAATTCCACTGATTCAACATATACAATATCTCAAACTGGACAATATAATGTTACTGTTAGCAATATTTGTGGTCAAGTAGCTGATTCTATACTTGTAACAAAGATTCCTTTACTTACAATAAACCTCCCCTTTGATACTACATTTTGTTCAAATGAACCATTAGTATTAAATGTTACACAACAAGGAAGTTTTCCATTTAATTATCATTGGCAAAATGGTTCAAATGAACCTGTTTTATCTATTACAAACCCAGGCGATTATACTGTCACTGTATCAGGTTCTGCTTTATGTCAAACTAGCCATACTACTTCAGTAACAGAATTATCATTTCCCATTCTAAATTTTCCTAGAGATACTGTCATTTGTTTAGGCGAACAATTAACTTTGAATGCGTACAACCAAGGAAGTAATTACTTATGGAATGATGGCAGTACATTAGCACAACATATAGTTCAGAATAATGGAATATACACTGTTACAGTTTCAAATTTTTGTGGATCTACAAGCGATACAACAAATCTAATAGTAAAAGACTGTATAGTTTATCTTGATGTTCCTTCAGCTTTTTCTCCTAATGATGACGGAAATAATGATGTATTGTATGCTGTTGGTAAAAATGTTGACAATATATATTTTATTATTTATGATCGTTGGGGTAATAAAGTTTTCGAATCCAGAAGCTTGTCATTAGGATGGAATGGAACATATAATGGGAATAAATTGAATGCAAACGTCTTTATGTATTACATTACTGCAACATCAACCGCAGATGGAAGCTCTATTAAAAAAGAAGGAAATATCTCACTAATAAGATAA
- a CDS encoding PorP/SprF family type IX secretion system membrane protein yields MIKHFFILFIILINVFFCCAQDIHFSQFNNSPLMINPALSGEFQGKGRFILNCRNQWKSITKNSFKTYSFSTDYSFLKEKLSTGLFVFKDIAGDGNMSISQINLSVASKVQINKTNYLKIGIQGAWSQKHFDANKLTWNSQYDGNIINPNLYSGEVNYQENYNFLDITTGVLWTHRFKNKTKFNIGLSAFHVNKPKYNFLSDVEKLNIRWCGHADVSFLLSPNHLTLFPSILIMKQGPSKEINTGAIIKYNLGNNSRYTGVLKSSSVFFGAYYRFNDAIITYTRFNYRNQLDICITYDINVSNFAVASNARGGLEISLIYIIPEKALIKLLRQ; encoded by the coding sequence ATGATTAAACATTTTTTCATATTGTTTATTATTCTCATTAATGTTTTCTTTTGCTGTGCTCAAGACATTCACTTTTCTCAATTTAACAATTCACCTTTAATGATTAACCCTGCTCTTTCTGGTGAATTTCAAGGCAAGGGACGATTTATTCTTAATTGCAGGAATCAATGGAAAAGTATTACAAAAAATTCATTTAAAACATATTCCTTTTCTACAGATTATTCTTTCTTAAAAGAAAAATTATCTACAGGGTTATTTGTTTTTAAAGACATTGCTGGTGATGGGAATATGAGTATATCTCAAATAAATTTGTCAGTTGCATCAAAAGTTCAAATTAATAAAACAAACTACTTAAAAATCGGGATACAGGGAGCATGGTCTCAAAAGCACTTTGACGCAAATAAACTAACTTGGAACAGCCAATATGATGGTAATATAATAAATCCAAATTTGTATAGTGGTGAAGTTAATTATCAAGAAAATTATAATTTTCTTGACATTACTACAGGGGTATTATGGACTCATCGTTTTAAAAATAAAACAAAGTTTAATATTGGATTATCAGCTTTTCATGTTAATAAACCAAAATATAATTTTTTATCTGATGTAGAAAAATTAAATATTCGTTGGTGTGGACATGCAGATGTTTCATTTCTTTTATCACCAAATCACCTTACACTTTTCCCTTCAATACTAATTATGAAACAAGGACCTTCCAAAGAAATTAATACAGGTGCAATAATAAAATATAATCTCGGTAATAACTCAAGGTATACAGGAGTTTTGAAATCTTCAAGTGTATTTTTTGGTGCATATTATCGGTTTAATGATGCAATTATAACCTATACCCGGTTTAATTACAGAAACCAGCTTGATATCTGTATAACATATGACATAAATGTTTCAAACTTTGCTGTAGCATCAAATGCACGAGGTGGGCTAGAAATATCATTGATTTACATTATTCCTGAAAAAGCATTGATAAAATTATTAAGACAGTAA
- a CDS encoding T9SS type A sorting domain-containing protein translates to MKKIYILLFIIWCINFAGFSQNNYCNTALPFTTGLTYTFPAGVNSGTAEAGPNYGCLLSQPNPAWYYMQVADSGPINIHLSTNPAQDVDFVCWGPFTSPSAPCTSQLTANCTSCPNNTVNPSFYPSGNLVDCSFSTGWQEDCNIANAVTGEWYIFMITNYSNQACNIIFEQTNSLATSHGTTNAAIMSQTNIKDVIVKSELSVFPNPFSKSTTIKFSNTDKKPCTITISDITGKTVRLYKDITTDIITIEKGDLKNGIYSIEINGELIQREKLVVE, encoded by the coding sequence ATGAAGAAAATTTACATTCTACTATTTATTATTTGGTGTATAAATTTTGCTGGTTTTTCACAAAATAACTACTGCAACACAGCTCTACCATTCACTACAGGATTAACTTATACTTTTCCTGCCGGAGTTAATTCAGGAACTGCTGAAGCTGGTCCAAACTATGGCTGTTTATTATCACAACCAAATCCGGCATGGTATTATATGCAAGTAGCCGATTCCGGTCCAATTAATATTCATCTTTCTACTAACCCTGCTCAGGATGTAGATTTTGTTTGCTGGGGACCATTTACATCACCCTCTGCTCCATGTACAAGTCAATTAACCGCAAATTGCACATCGTGTCCAAATAATACTGTAAATCCTTCATTTTATCCTTCCGGAAATTTAGTAGATTGTAGTTTTAGTACTGGGTGGCAAGAAGATTGTAATATTGCCAATGCAGTAACCGGAGAATGGTATATTTTCATGATTACAAACTACTCAAATCAGGCATGTAATATTATTTTCGAACAGACAAACAGCTTAGCAACAAGTCATGGAACCACAAATGCTGCAATTATGAGCCAAACAAATATTAAAGACGTTATTGTTAAATCTGAATTATCTGTTTTCCCTAATCCATTTTCAAAGTCTACAACAATAAAATTCAGTAATACTGATAAAAAGCCATGCACTATAACAATATCAGATATTACAGGAAAAACAGTCAGATTATATAAAGATATAACAACAGACATTATTACAATTGAAAAAGGTGATTTAAAAAATGGTATTTATTCAATTGAAATAAATGGTGAACTAATACAAAGAGAAAAATTAGTAGTAGAATAG
- a CDS encoding DMT family transporter, translated as MISSHLGEFAALLTAFFWTITALAFTGAGKRIGSLSVNLWRLIIGIIFLCCFSYIRFNSFFPHDIDLKGWLWLALSGFIGVFLGDLFLFKAFTIIGPRISLLLMSLAPALAAFISWFALNEKLELLDFIGMGITTAGIAIVIITKPQNTNGEKNTFKLRHNVKGIIFAFLGAMGQATGLVISKIGLQSTSNPFFATQIRLFAGVLGFILLITFLKRWNNVITSLKDIKAVGILTVGAFFGPFLGISFSLLAIQYANPGIVQTITSITPVLIIPFSIWFFKEKITFREVIGAIIAVGGIILFFL; from the coding sequence ATGATTTCATCTCACCTTGGCGAATTCGCAGCTTTACTAACAGCCTTTTTCTGGACAATTACTGCATTAGCCTTTACAGGAGCAGGAAAAAGAATTGGTTCTTTATCTGTTAATCTTTGGCGTTTAATTATTGGGATAATATTTTTATGTTGTTTTTCATATATTCGTTTCAATTCATTTTTTCCACATGATATTGATTTAAAAGGCTGGCTATGGCTTGCACTTTCAGGATTTATAGGTGTTTTTCTTGGTGATTTGTTTTTATTCAAAGCTTTTACAATTATAGGACCCAGAATTTCGTTACTTCTTATGTCTTTAGCACCGGCTTTAGCTGCGTTTATAAGTTGGTTTGCTTTAAACGAGAAACTCGAATTGCTTGATTTTATTGGGATGGGAATTACAACAGCAGGTATTGCAATTGTAATTATAACAAAGCCCCAAAATACTAATGGAGAAAAAAACACATTCAAATTACGGCATAATGTTAAGGGAATCATTTTCGCATTTCTTGGCGCAATGGGACAAGCCACAGGATTGGTTATTAGCAAAATCGGTTTACAAAGTACATCCAATCCATTTTTTGCTACTCAGATTCGATTATTTGCAGGTGTATTAGGATTTATATTATTAATAACATTTCTAAAAAGATGGAATAATGTTATTACATCATTAAAAGATATTAAAGCAGTTGGAATACTTACTGTCGGTGCATTCTTTGGTCCATTTCTGGGAATCTCATTTTCATTACTTGCAATTCAATATGCAAATCCGGGAATTGTACAAACAATAACATCAATCACACCAGTTTTGATTATTCCTTTTTCTATATGGTTTTTTAAAGAAAAAATTACTTTTCGTGAAGTTATTGGTGCTATAATCGCTGTTGGTGGAATTATTTTGTTTTTCTTGTAA
- a CDS encoding transposase → MPTGYQIKNQNAIYFLTFQVVDWADIFTRKVYRDIVIESLKYCKEQKQLKLYAYVIMSNHVHCILSTENNLSDIIRDFKKYTSKKILKEIDNPKESRRKWLMMIFKYHAKFNKRNKDLQFWTQENHAVELSNNDMIESRVNYIHQNPVKAGIVQNEYDYLYSSARNFAGLDSVIEIDEL, encoded by the coding sequence ATGCCAACTGGATATCAAATAAAAAATCAAAATGCAATATACTTTCTAACTTTTCAAGTAGTTGACTGGGCTGATATTTTTACCAGAAAAGTTTACCGGGATATTGTTATAGAAAGTCTAAAATATTGCAAAGAACAAAAACAATTAAAATTGTATGCATATGTAATAATGAGCAATCATGTTCATTGTATTTTAAGTACAGAAAATAATTTATCGGATATAATTCGTGATTTTAAAAAATATACTTCAAAAAAGATTTTGAAAGAAATTGATAATCCCAAAGAAAGTAGAAGAAAATGGTTGATGATGATTTTTAAATATCATGCTAAATTTAATAAACGAAATAAGGATTTACAATTCTGGACACAAGAAAATCACGCAGTAGAATTAAGCAATAATGATATGATTGAAAGTAGAGTAAACTATATTCATCAAAATCCGGTAAAAGCAGGAATTGTTCAAAATGAATACGACTATTTATATTCAAGTGCAAGAAATTTTGCTGGCTTAGATAGTGTGATTGAAATAGATGAATTGTAA